A stretch of Gossypium hirsutum isolate 1008001.06 chromosome A06, Gossypium_hirsutum_v2.1, whole genome shotgun sequence DNA encodes these proteins:
- the LOC107962634 gene encoding cytochrome P450 734A1, protein MDEVWQWLKLVGICLMLLMTVLKMVVLLWWRPRKIEEHFSRQGIRGPPYHFFIGNVKELVGMMLKASSQPMPFSHNILPRVLSFYHHWKKIYGATFIVWFGPTVRLTVSDPDIIREIFTSKSELYEKNEAHPLIKQLEGDGLLSLKGEKWAHHRKIISPTFHMENLKLLVPVVAQSVIEMVEKWSALIKRSKSGEIEIEVCEWFQSLTEDVITRTAFGSSYEDGKAIFGLQAQQMVLVAEAFQKVFIPGYRFLPTKRNISCWKLDRGIKKSLKKLIERRRSNCGNKMQGNGAKDLLGLLMEASNDISVDDIIEECKSFFFAGKQTTSNLLTWTAVLLAMHPQWQVQAREEVLRVCGLRDIPNKDNFVKLKTLSMILNESLRLYPPTVATIRRTKVDAELGGYMIPHGTELLIPILAVHHDKAIWGNDANEFNPARFSGGVARAAKHPIGFIPFGLGVRTCIGQNLAILQAKLALSIILQRFSFKLAPTYQHAPTVLMLLYPQYGAPVIFQPLSQI, encoded by the exons atgGATGAGGTTTGGCAGTGGTTGAAGCTGGTTGgcatatgtttgatgttgttaATGACGGTGTTAAAAATGGTAGTGTTGCTTTGGTGGAGACCTAGGAAGATTGAAGAGCATTTCTCAAGGCAAGGGATCAGAGGACCCCCTTACCATTTCTTCATTGGAAATGTTAAGGAGCTTGTGGGCATGATGTTAAAGGCTTCTTCTCAACCCATGCCTTTCTCTCACAATATTCTCCCCAGAGTTCTCTCTTTCTACCATCATTGGAAGAAAATCTATG GTGCAACATTTATAGTTTGGTTTGGTCCAACGGTTCGGCTGACGGTGTCGGACCCAGATATCATACGGGAAATCTTCACATCCAAGTCAGAACTGTACGAAAAAAATGAAGCCCACCCTCTGATTAAACAGCTTGAAGGTGATGGACTCCTTAGTCTCAAAGGTGAAAAATGGGCTCATCATAGAAAAATCATTTCTCCCACTTTCCATATGGAGAATCTCAAA ttgCTGGTGCCAGTGGTGGCACAAAGTGTGATTGAAATGGTGGAGAAATGGTCAGCATTAATAAAGAGAAGCAAGTCCGGCGAGATTGAAATCGAAGTATGCGAGTGGTTTCAGAGCCTAACCGAAGATGTAATCACGCGTACGGCATTTGGGAGCAGCTATGAAGATGGAAAGGCCATTTTCGGTCTTCAAGCCCAACAAATGGTGCTTGTTGCCGAGGCTTTTCAAAAAGTTTTCATACCTGGCTATAG atttttaCCGACGAAGAGGAACATAAGTTGTTGGAAATTGGACAGAGGGATCAAGAAGTCGTTGAAGAAGCTAATCGAACGGCGGAGAAGCAATTGTGGGAACAAAATGCAAGGAAACGGAGCCAAAGACTTGCTGGGATTATTGATGGAAGCCTCCAATGACATAAGTGTGGATGACATAATCGAAGAGTGCAAGAGCTTCTTCTTTGCCGGCAAACAGACCACTTCCAATTTGCTCACTTGGACCGCCGTTCTTCTTGCAATGCACCCACAGTGGCAGGTGCAAGCACGTGAGGAGGTTCTTAGGGTGTGTGGATTACGTGACATACCCAACAAAGATAATTTCGTAAAGCTTAAGACG CTGAGTATGATATTGAATGAATCGCTGCGATTGTATCCTCCAACCGTAGCTACAATAAGACGCACCAAAGTTGATGCAGAGTTAGGAGGTTACATGATCCCACATGGGACCGAGCTTTTGATACCAATCTTAGCCGTTCATCATGATAAAGCCATATGGGGCAATGATGCAAATGAGTTCAACCCTGCGCGGTTTTCCGGGGGCGTGGCACGTGCGGCCAAACATCCTATTGGGTTCATCCCATTCGGCCTTGGGGTCCGTACCTGCATTGGCCAAAACCTAGCCATTTTGCAAGCAAAATTAGCTCTTTCTATCATACTCCAACGCTTCTCTTTTAAGTTGGCCCCAACTTATCAACATGCACCGACGGTTCTGATGTTACTTTACCCACAATATGGAGCCCCAGTCATCTTCCAACCTTTGTCTCAGATATGA